A single region of the Borrelia hermsii DAH genome encodes:
- a CDS encoding glycoside hydrolase family 3 N-terminal domain-containing protein yields MFRFVLFGLLFSSLVLLGAIPEIDYDYFENDKFDLVDIDEFLGRVDFKNILRERCLFIGIRNVTNPSAVQALSRDELNKIREKVNPLGIILFRENFKDARQTRELIEGVKKYLGPDILIAVDEEGGLVSRASENKKLGVYNFPAMEFVGRTGDAQLAYKIGEILGKQLRRLGINLNMAPVADTKFAPDSPLGSRTFGYSSYNIGLMVEAFVDGIQREGVFAVVKHFPGLGGTKVDTHKDLALLPYSKNFLMVNNFVPFLFGKEAKFIMIGHVLVPKISGDVGSMSKDIVDIIRHNLNIFSIIMTDAYDMGAIVNNFSLEHATKKSLSSGVDVVLIPEGFRAFNARE; encoded by the coding sequence ATGTTTAGATTTGTGTTATTTGGACTTTTATTTTCGAGTTTGGTTTTACTAGGAGCCATCCCCGAAATAGATTATGATTATTTTGAAAATGATAAATTTGATCTCGTAGATATTGATGAATTTTTAGGAAGAGTTGACTTTAAAAATATTTTGAGAGAACGTTGTTTGTTTATTGGCATTAGGAATGTCACCAATCCTAGTGCTGTGCAAGCACTTAGTAGAGATGAACTTAATAAAATAAGAGAAAAGGTAAATCCATTAGGAATTATTTTATTTAGGGAAAATTTCAAGGATGCTCGACAAACTAGAGAGTTGATTGAGGGGGTGAAGAAATATCTTGGCCCTGACATTTTGATTGCTGTTGATGAAGAAGGGGGACTAGTTAGTAGAGCTAGTGAGAATAAGAAATTGGGTGTTTATAATTTTCCTGCCATGGAATTTGTTGGTAGGACCGGAGATGCTCAGCTTGCATATAAGATTGGGGAAATTCTTGGAAAACAGCTTAGACGCCTTGGCATTAATTTAAATATGGCACCTGTAGCAGATACTAAATTTGCTCCCGATAGTCCTTTAGGTAGCAGAACTTTTGGGTATTCATCTTATAATATTGGTCTTATGGTGGAGGCATTTGTTGATGGGATACAAAGGGAAGGTGTTTTTGCTGTGGTTAAACACTTTCCTGGACTTGGAGGCACAAAAGTAGATACCCATAAAGATTTGGCCTTATTGCCTTATAGTAAAAATTTTCTGATGGTAAATAATTTTGTACCATTTCTTTTTGGGAAGGAAGCAAAATTTATTATGATTGGGCATGTATTGGTGCCTAAGATTTCTGGGGATGTGGGTAGTATGTCAAAAGATATTGTGGATATTATAAGGCATAATCTGAATATTTTTAGTATTATAATGACAGATGCATATGATATGGGGGCAATTGTAAATAATTTTAGTTTAGAGCATGCAACTAAAAAATCGTTAAGTTCAGGTGTTGATGTTGTGCTTATTCCAGAGGGTTTTAGGGCATTTAATGCAAGGGAATGA